The following are encoded together in the Tatumella ptyseos genome:
- the betB gene encoding betaine-aldehyde dehydrogenase, producing the protein MSQFAEQLLYIDGAYVPAQSGSTFETVNPANGQVLANVHAAGKADVDNAVAAAQKGQKIWAAMTAMERSRILRKAVDILRERNDELAALETLDTGKPFSETSAVDIVTGADVLEYYAGLIPAIEGQQIPLRDTSFVYTRREPLGVVAGIGAWNYPIQIALWKSAPALAAGNAMIFKPSEVTPLTALKLAEIYTEAGVPNGVFNVLPGLGAETGQALTEHPGIDKVSFTGGVVSGRKVMANAAGSTLKDVTMELGGKSPLIICDDADLDLAADIAMMANFYSSGQVCTNGTRVFIPAQHKAEFEQKILARVKNIRAGDLNDAETNFGPLVSFAHRDNVMRFIESGIKGGATLLAGGKRMTGEAFDNGAWVEPTVFTDCRDDMEIVQEEIFGPVMSILSYNDEAEVVRRANDTNFGLAAGVVTQELNRAHRIIHQLEAGICWINTWGESAAEMPVGGYKHSGVGRENGLVTLEHYTQIKSVQVELERFQSVF; encoded by the coding sequence ATGTCCCAATTCGCTGAACAGTTACTGTATATCGATGGTGCCTACGTCCCTGCACAGAGCGGTTCCACGTTTGAGACGGTTAACCCTGCAAATGGTCAAGTGTTAGCCAATGTCCACGCCGCAGGTAAAGCCGATGTTGATAACGCGGTAGCGGCTGCGCAGAAAGGCCAAAAAATTTGGGCTGCTATGACGGCAATGGAACGCTCTCGTATTTTACGTAAGGCTGTCGACATTTTACGTGAACGTAACGATGAACTGGCCGCGCTGGAAACCCTCGATACAGGTAAACCTTTTAGTGAGACTTCCGCAGTGGATATCGTCACAGGTGCCGATGTCTTGGAATATTACGCAGGCTTAATCCCGGCCATCGAAGGTCAACAAATTCCCCTGCGTGATACCTCCTTCGTCTATACACGTCGCGAACCGCTAGGCGTCGTTGCAGGAATTGGGGCATGGAACTATCCAATTCAAATCGCACTATGGAAATCCGCGCCGGCGCTCGCCGCAGGTAATGCGATGATTTTCAAACCCAGCGAAGTGACACCACTTACCGCGCTAAAACTGGCAGAAATCTACACTGAAGCTGGCGTGCCAAACGGTGTCTTCAACGTATTACCGGGCCTTGGTGCTGAAACCGGACAAGCCCTGACTGAACACCCAGGTATTGATAAAGTCTCCTTCACCGGTGGTGTGGTCAGCGGTCGTAAAGTCATGGCAAATGCAGCAGGATCAACGTTAAAAGACGTCACCATGGAACTAGGTGGTAAATCACCGCTGATTATCTGTGACGATGCCGACCTCGACCTGGCTGCCGATATCGCCATGATGGCCAACTTCTACAGTTCAGGCCAAGTATGTACCAACGGTACCCGTGTGTTTATTCCGGCACAGCATAAAGCTGAGTTTGAACAAAAAATCTTAGCCCGAGTGAAAAATATCCGCGCTGGCGACCTTAATGACGCAGAAACCAACTTCGGTCCTCTCGTCAGCTTTGCTCACCGCGATAACGTGATGCGTTTTATCGAATCAGGTATCAAAGGCGGAGCAACGCTTCTGGCAGGCGGTAAGCGTATGACAGGCGAAGCTTTCGATAATGGTGCCTGGGTCGAGCCGACAGTCTTTACCGATTGCCGGGATGATATGGAAATCGTGCAAGAAGAGATTTTCGGACCGGTAATGTCCATCCTAAGCTACAACGACGAAGCAGAAGTGGTTCGTCGCGCCAATGACACGAATTTCGGCCTCGCTGCAGGGGTTGTTACCCAAGAATTGAATCGTGCTCACCGCATTATTCACCAACTGGAAGCCGGGATTTGCTGGATTAATACTTGGGGTGAGTCAGCAGCAGAAATGCCTGTTGGCGGTTACAAACACTCAGGCGTTGGCCGTGAGAATGGTCTAGTGACCTTAGAACACTATACTCAAATCAAATCGGTGCAAGTTGAACTGGAACGCTTCCAGTCAGTATTTTAA
- the betA gene encoding choline dehydrogenase produces MEYDYIIIGAGSAGNVLATRLTEDKDTTVLLLEAGGPDYRLDFRTQMPAALAFPLQGRRYNWAYETEPEPYMNNRRMECGRGKGLGGSSLINGMCYIRGNAMDLDGWAKRPGLENWSYLDCLPYYRKAETRDIGPNDYHGGEGPVSVATPKTGNNPLFAAMIEAGVQAGYPRTDDLNGYQQEGFGPMDRTVTPNGRRASTGRGYLDQAKSRSNLTIVTHATTDKIVFNGKRASGVDYLTGGSKTPQHAEARREVLLCAGAIASPQILQRSGVGSAELLNKFNIPVVHDLPGVGENLMDHLELYLQYECKEPVSLYPALQMHNQPKIGAQWLFQGKGIGASNQFEAGGFIRSREEFEWPNIQYHFLPVAINYNGTNAVDEHGFQCHVGSMRSPSRGHVRIKSNDPYEHPAILFNYMSHDQDWQEFRDCIRLTREIINQPALDKYRGREISPGLDCQTDEQLDEFVRNHGETAYHPCGTCKMGTDPMAVVDNEGRVHGMQGLRVVDASIMPEIITGNLNATTIMIGEKIADLIRGKGALPRSTVSYYVAGDAPARKEPMRKPA; encoded by the coding sequence ATGGAATACGATTATATCATTATTGGTGCCGGTTCTGCCGGTAACGTACTGGCAACGCGCCTGACTGAAGATAAAGACACGACGGTTCTCCTGCTCGAAGCAGGAGGCCCCGATTACCGTTTAGATTTCCGTACCCAAATGCCTGCGGCATTAGCCTTCCCTCTGCAAGGCCGCCGTTACAACTGGGCCTATGAAACTGAACCAGAGCCTTATATGAACAACCGCCGCATGGAATGTGGTCGAGGTAAAGGCCTAGGGGGATCATCCCTCATCAATGGTATGTGCTACATCCGTGGTAATGCGATGGATCTCGATGGTTGGGCGAAACGCCCCGGTTTAGAAAACTGGAGCTATTTAGACTGCCTGCCCTACTATCGTAAAGCGGAAACTCGTGATATCGGCCCTAACGACTATCATGGTGGCGAAGGTCCGGTGAGTGTTGCAACGCCGAAAACCGGTAACAATCCACTCTTTGCTGCCATGATTGAAGCCGGTGTCCAAGCAGGCTACCCTCGAACGGATGACCTAAATGGTTACCAGCAGGAAGGCTTTGGCCCTATGGACCGTACCGTCACGCCTAATGGACGTCGTGCAAGTACAGGTCGAGGCTATCTTGACCAAGCGAAAAGCCGCAGTAACTTAACGATTGTGACTCATGCAACGACCGACAAAATTGTCTTTAACGGTAAGCGTGCAAGCGGTGTCGATTACCTTACTGGCGGCAGTAAGACGCCACAACACGCCGAGGCGCGTCGTGAAGTTTTACTCTGCGCTGGCGCTATTGCTTCTCCTCAGATCCTACAACGCTCTGGCGTAGGCTCTGCTGAATTATTGAATAAATTCAATATTCCAGTAGTACACGACCTGCCAGGGGTCGGCGAGAACCTGATGGATCACTTAGAGCTGTATTTACAGTATGAATGTAAAGAGCCAGTATCCCTGTACCCAGCACTACAAATGCATAATCAGCCTAAGATCGGTGCCCAGTGGCTGTTCCAAGGTAAAGGCATTGGTGCAAGCAACCAATTCGAAGCGGGCGGATTTATCCGTAGCCGCGAAGAGTTCGAGTGGCCAAACATTCAGTACCACTTCTTACCGGTTGCGATTAACTATAATGGCACCAACGCTGTCGACGAGCATGGCTTCCAATGCCACGTAGGCTCAATGCGTTCACCAAGCCGTGGTCATGTTCGTATCAAGTCTAATGACCCTTACGAGCATCCGGCGATACTCTTTAACTACATGTCTCATGATCAAGACTGGCAAGAGTTCCGTGACTGTATTCGACTCACGCGTGAAATTATCAACCAACCTGCGTTAGATAAGTACCGTGGTCGCGAGATCAGTCCTGGTTTAGACTGCCAAACCGATGAGCAGCTAGATGAGTTCGTGCGTAACCATGGTGAGACCGCTTACCACCCATGCGGAACCTGTAAAATGGGTACTGACCCTATGGCAGTGGTCGATAACGAAGGGCGTGTACACGGTATGCAGGGGCTTCGCGTAGTCGATGCCTCGATTATGCCTGAAATCATTACTGGTAACTTAAACGCCACTACCATCATGATTGGTGAAAAAATTGCCGACCTGATCCGTGGTAAGGGTGCGCTACCGCGCAGTACTGTAAGCTACTATGTAGCCGGTGATGCGCCTGCTCGAAAAGAGCCGATGAGAAAACCAGCATAA
- the betI gene encoding transcriptional regulator BetI — translation MPKVGMQPIRQRQLIDATLATINEVGLHYATISQIAKRAGVSTGIISHYFGDKNGLLEATMRDITSKLQLAILGRLKTLAGASAEERLSAIVDANFDETQVHPAVAKAWLDFWASSLHQPGLHRLQKISSRRLFSTLTAEFHKELDKASARVAGYGLAALIDGLWLRAALSGDPFDPQMIKTITRQFIRQQLANTQS, via the coding sequence ATGCCTAAAGTAGGTATGCAACCCATTCGGCAGCGACAATTGATTGATGCCACCCTTGCAACCATTAACGAAGTGGGACTGCATTACGCCACCATTTCACAGATTGCTAAACGGGCGGGCGTCTCAACAGGCATCATCAGTCACTACTTCGGTGATAAAAATGGGCTACTTGAAGCCACGATGCGCGATATTACGTCTAAACTACAACTAGCCATTTTGGGAAGGTTGAAAACGCTAGCGGGCGCCTCGGCGGAAGAGCGGCTGAGCGCTATCGTCGATGCGAACTTCGATGAAACACAGGTTCATCCTGCCGTTGCGAAAGCTTGGTTAGATTTTTGGGCCAGCAGCCTGCACCAACCTGGGTTACACCGATTGCAAAAGATTAGCAGCCGCCGGTTATTTTCGACGCTCACGGCTGAGTTCCATAAAGAATTAGATAAAGCCTCCGCGCGTGTTGCGGGATATGGGTTAGCCGCACTCATTGATGGACTTTGGTTACGTGCGGCGCTCAGCGGAGACCCTTTCGATCCGCAAATGATTAAAACTATTACTCGACAATTTATTCGCCAACAATTGGCGAATACTCAATCTTAA